In one window of Zhongshania aliphaticivorans DNA:
- a CDS encoding ExbD/TolR family protein: protein MKFKRQRVDDGGVNLTPLIDVVFLLLIFFMVSTTFTKESRLNLELPSAKGVAAVDEGKVLEVVINAGGQYRVNETALSDNTVEALMAAMGGAAKDNKAMPVIITADANSPHQSVITAMDAAGRLGFAKLSLTTQDPDLVSGDQ, encoded by the coding sequence GTGAAGTTTAAGCGCCAACGTGTCGATGACGGCGGGGTTAATTTAACACCCTTAATTGACGTGGTTTTTCTGTTGCTCATTTTCTTTATGGTGTCGACAACCTTCACCAAAGAAAGCCGTTTGAATCTTGAATTACCCAGTGCCAAAGGTGTGGCAGCGGTCGATGAAGGCAAAGTACTGGAAGTCGTCATTAATGCTGGCGGCCAGTACCGAGTCAATGAGACCGCATTAAGTGATAACACCGTAGAGGCATTAATGGCTGCTATGGGTGGTGCCGCTAAAGATAATAAAGCTATGCCGGTCATTATTACCGCGGACGCTAATAGCCCTCATCAATCTGTTATCACCGCTATGGACGCTGCAGGTAGGCTCGGTTTTGCAAAACTTAGTTTAACTACTCAAGACCCAGATTTAGTATCTGGCGATCAATAA
- a CDS encoding low molecular weight protein-tyrosine-phosphatase: MTTKVLFVCLGNICRSPTAHGVFAKLVAEAGLSDSIIIDSAGTGDWHIGRAPDERTQKAAIKRGYDLSALRARQVCSADFDQYDYVLAMDKSNLKDIRAMAGNKTNCHVSLFLDFAESSWQREVPDPYYGGEDGFDTVLELVEDGARGLLAAIQYAESSAR; encoded by the coding sequence GTGACAACGAAGGTGTTATTTGTGTGTCTTGGCAATATTTGTCGCTCACCGACTGCTCATGGTGTCTTTGCCAAATTAGTTGCCGAAGCGGGGTTATCTGACAGTATTATTATCGATTCTGCAGGTACCGGTGATTGGCATATAGGCAGGGCCCCGGATGAGCGCACTCAGAAAGCGGCAATAAAACGAGGGTACGACTTGTCAGCACTGAGGGCTAGGCAGGTATGCAGTGCTGATTTTGATCAGTATGACTATGTTTTGGCCATGGATAAGAGCAACCTCAAAGATATCCGCGCCATGGCGGGAAACAAAACTAATTGCCATGTTTCACTGTTTTTAGATTTTGCTGAATCGTCATGGCAGAGAGAAGTTCCTGATCCCTATTACGGTGGAGAAGATGGCTTTGATACCGTGCTTGAGCTGGTGGAAGATGGTGCTCGGGGTTTATTAGCTGCAATTCAGTACGCTGAGAGTTCTGCTCGGTGA
- a CDS encoding lipoprotein-releasing ABC transporter permease subunit encodes MRSLALYIGFRYSADRSGNQLVSFLSRLSMLGLILGVALLVVVLSVMNGFDREMRNRILALVPHITLQPWSSQQLDWQSLQKDVEQHPDVFATAPFVQGNAMLIKAGEVEPSVFFGIDPVSEKSVSRIQEYVDLDILQPNTPDIILGKALAERLKLSAGDKVTLGVPQEKGQQNIRFLQMTVAAIVETGTELDQQLVLMHISMANSLFEKPLPVSMRVSVNDVFAAPQIGWELASVHGQDYLLKDWSQQFGNMYHAIQMSRKLVVIMLLAVVAVAVFNIISTLVMVVNDKRADIGILRSQGASQRDILRIFLSYGALIGAVGASAGGVIGVILAYGVSDLVAGIESLFGLQLLQSDVYPINYLPSDVRLPDVLLVCLTAYGMSLLATLYPAWRASRIPPAEALRSN; translated from the coding sequence ATGCGGTCATTGGCGTTATATATAGGTTTTCGATACAGCGCTGATCGATCAGGAAATCAGCTTGTGTCATTTTTGTCGCGGCTATCCATGCTCGGCTTAATCCTCGGGGTTGCCTTGCTGGTGGTTGTGCTGTCAGTTATGAACGGTTTTGATCGGGAGATGAGGAACCGTATTTTAGCGCTGGTTCCCCACATTACCTTACAACCATGGTCAAGCCAGCAATTAGATTGGCAGAGCCTCCAGAAAGACGTTGAACAGCATCCAGATGTCTTTGCCACTGCACCATTTGTGCAGGGTAACGCGATGCTAATTAAGGCTGGCGAAGTTGAACCCAGCGTTTTTTTTGGAATCGATCCTGTTTCTGAAAAAAGCGTTTCTCGCATTCAAGAATATGTCGACCTTGATATTTTACAGCCAAACACGCCGGATATTATTCTCGGGAAGGCCTTGGCTGAGCGTCTTAAACTCAGTGCCGGAGACAAGGTAACCCTGGGAGTACCGCAAGAAAAGGGGCAGCAAAATATTCGTTTTTTACAAATGACCGTGGCGGCGATTGTGGAAACGGGCACTGAATTGGATCAGCAGCTGGTGTTAATGCATATCAGTATGGCTAACTCCCTGTTTGAGAAGCCCTTGCCAGTATCAATGAGAGTTTCCGTTAATGATGTTTTTGCAGCGCCGCAAATAGGATGGGAATTGGCCTCTGTTCATGGCCAAGACTACTTGCTAAAAGATTGGAGCCAGCAATTTGGCAATATGTATCATGCGATTCAAATGTCCAGAAAGTTAGTGGTAATCATGCTGTTGGCGGTAGTCGCGGTAGCGGTATTTAACATCATCTCTACCCTTGTTATGGTCGTTAATGACAAGCGTGCGGATATCGGAATCTTGCGTAGCCAGGGGGCGAGCCAACGAGATATTCTACGCATATTTTTAAGTTATGGCGCTTTGATAGGAGCTGTTGGTGCAAGCGCTGGCGGTGTTATCGGAGTGATACTGGCCTACGGTGTGAGTGATTTGGTGGCAGGTATTGAAAGCTTATTCGGCCTGCAATTACTCCAAAGTGATGTCTACCCGATAAATTATTTACCGTCGGATGTTCGTCTGCCAGACGTGCTGTTAGTGTGTTTAACAGCCTATGGTATGAGCTTGTTGGCAACCCTCTATCCCGCTTGGCGGGCGTCGAGAATACCTCCTGCTGAAGCGTTAAGAAGTAATTAG
- the kdsB gene encoding 3-deoxy-manno-octulosonate cytidylyltransferase, with protein sequence MSYTVIIPARFASSRLPGKPLLEISGKPMIQHVWERAQESDASRVVVATEDQRVFDACQAFGAEVVMTLDSHESGTDRLQEVVAKLELANDDIVVNVQGDEPLIPRQAIAQVANNLALNPQAAISTLGEPISDKATVFNPNAVKAVCDKAGFALYFSRAPMPWCRDEWSQDTSSDALPVETPFLRHVGIYAYRVGFLHEFVTWPMGALERAEKLEQLRAMENGVRIHIETACVDIPGGVDTEADLNAVRDLLAGEKS encoded by the coding sequence ATGTCCTACACCGTCATTATACCGGCACGCTTTGCGTCCAGCCGTTTGCCGGGTAAACCGCTATTAGAAATTAGCGGTAAACCAATGATTCAGCATGTTTGGGAGCGCGCCCAAGAAAGCGATGCATCTAGGGTGGTCGTTGCAACAGAAGATCAACGCGTGTTCGACGCCTGCCAAGCTTTTGGTGCAGAAGTGGTTATGACACTTGATAGTCACGAGTCAGGCACTGACCGGCTGCAAGAGGTAGTCGCAAAACTCGAGCTTGCTAATGACGATATTGTGGTGAATGTTCAGGGGGATGAACCCTTAATTCCACGGCAGGCTATTGCCCAAGTTGCCAACAACCTCGCTTTAAATCCACAGGCTGCTATTTCGACATTGGGGGAGCCAATAAGCGATAAAGCGACGGTCTTTAATCCTAATGCAGTGAAAGCGGTCTGTGATAAAGCGGGATTTGCTCTGTATTTTAGTCGCGCTCCAATGCCTTGGTGTCGCGATGAGTGGTCGCAAGATACCAGCTCAGACGCTTTACCTGTTGAGACACCGTTTCTGCGTCATGTGGGAATTTATGCCTACCGAGTCGGTTTTCTACATGAGTTTGTTACTTGGCCTATGGGGGCTTTAGAGCGTGCCGAAAAATTGGAGCAATTGCGAGCTATGGAAAATGGGGTTCGGATCCACATTGAAACTGCCTGCGTGGACATTCCGGGCGGAGTTGATACCGAGGCGGATCTAAATGCTGTGCGGGATTTGTTGGCAGGTGAAAAGTCGTGA
- the lpxK gene encoding tetraacyldisaccharide 4'-kinase, translating into MSLEQRINAAWYGRPGWLLLLLPLSYLFRCVAALRRYLISAESCGAPVIVVGNISVGGSGKTPAVLALADYCRDRGYQVGIVSRGYGGQAPHYPYLLDHKTTPSIAGDEPCLIARRSGFPVAVAPDRLAAAKLLVNEKHCNLIISDDGLQHYRLRREIEVLLIDGQRGFGNGHCLPVGPLREPVSRVNDVDLCLINGGSSTLEGHTMSLIGNVAVNLSQRNRRELKDWPDDERRVHAVAGIGNPSRFFNALREHGFDVIEHPFADHHSFVASDLQFGDSLPVIMTEKDAVKCASFSEDNWWMLPVDANIADEFFEVLDMLLASRAPIR; encoded by the coding sequence ATGTCTTTAGAGCAGCGTATAAATGCTGCTTGGTATGGTCGGCCAGGGTGGCTCTTATTATTACTGCCACTTAGCTACTTATTTCGCTGTGTAGCGGCACTAAGGCGTTATCTTATCTCCGCAGAGTCTTGTGGCGCACCAGTGATCGTAGTGGGTAATATCAGCGTGGGTGGCAGCGGCAAAACACCCGCTGTTTTAGCTCTGGCCGATTACTGTCGAGACCGCGGCTATCAAGTTGGAATTGTTAGTCGTGGGTATGGCGGTCAGGCGCCACATTATCCATATCTTCTTGATCATAAAACCACTCCCAGTATTGCCGGCGACGAACCTTGTTTAATTGCAAGACGCAGTGGTTTTCCTGTCGCTGTGGCGCCAGACCGGCTTGCCGCTGCAAAGTTATTGGTTAATGAAAAGCACTGTAACCTGATCATCAGTGATGATGGTTTACAACATTATCGACTGCGCCGTGAGATTGAAGTGCTGTTAATCGATGGGCAGCGGGGATTTGGCAATGGCCATTGCTTACCGGTAGGGCCGCTGCGTGAGCCGGTTAGCAGAGTGAATGATGTCGATCTTTGCTTGATTAATGGCGGTAGTAGCACGCTTGAGGGGCATACCATGTCCTTAATTGGCAATGTCGCGGTAAATTTAAGTCAAAGAAATAGGCGGGAATTAAAAGACTGGCCAGATGACGAGCGGCGAGTTCACGCGGTGGCCGGTATAGGCAATCCGTCACGCTTTTTTAATGCGCTACGTGAGCATGGTTTTGATGTCATCGAGCATCCTTTTGCAGATCACCATTCATTTGTCGCAAGCGACTTGCAGTTTGGTGATTCACTCCCCGTCATCATGACCGAGAAAGACGCGGTGAAGTGCGCAAGCTTTAGTGAAGACAACTGGTGGATGCTGCCTGTTGATGCCAATATTGCCGACGAGTTTTTTGAGGTTTTAGATATGTTGCTGGCGAGTCGTGCACCCATTAGATAG
- a CDS encoding MotA/TolQ/ExbB proton channel family protein yields MLELVKAGGWLMLPIIVSSIIAMAICVDRFLKLNPDKVAPRSLLNQVWGWLQNKQLDAAKMRELRRGSPLARILAAGLANAKHGREIMKESIEDTASHIIHDLERYLNALGTIAAVAPLLGLLGTVLGMIRVFTEIMVQGTGNAGVLAGGISEALITTASGLCVAIPALVMHRYFLRRIDEIVVTMEQDAIKLINAMHGEVQIKDTATSKSS; encoded by the coding sequence GTGCTGGAATTGGTGAAAGCCGGCGGCTGGTTAATGTTGCCTATAATAGTGTCATCCATCATTGCTATGGCAATCTGTGTGGATCGTTTCTTAAAATTAAACCCTGATAAAGTGGCGCCGCGAAGCTTATTGAATCAAGTCTGGGGCTGGTTGCAGAATAAACAATTAGATGCGGCAAAAATGCGTGAATTACGACGGGGCTCACCGCTGGCACGTATTTTGGCAGCTGGTCTGGCCAATGCTAAGCATGGCCGTGAGATTATGAAAGAAAGTATAGAAGATACCGCCTCGCATATTATCCATGATCTAGAGCGCTACTTGAATGCTTTGGGCACCATCGCGGCAGTGGCACCGTTACTCGGTTTGCTGGGTACCGTGCTAGGTATGATACGGGTGTTTACCGAGATCATGGTGCAAGGTACTGGCAATGCAGGTGTGTTAGCCGGCGGTATTTCAGAAGCGCTGATTACCACTGCATCTGGCCTGTGCGTTGCGATTCCTGCTTTGGTGATGCATCGATATTTTTTACGCCGAATTGATGAGATTGTTGTCACAATGGAGCAAGATGCCATCAAATTAATTAATGCCATGCATGGAGAAGTTCAGATTAAAGACACAGCCACGAGTAAATCGTCGTGA
- a CDS encoding DNA internalization-related competence protein ComEC/Rec2: MTAAIIGFIGVAYAPVLPSYSVIAALLTLSLLIRFYLPSGISTVLLAFSVSVSVASTYGHWRTGLLFPETMTGGEFTAQVEVLTAPEARQGFTQYYRFDAKVSNLTCAKTFQNKYCGLLRAHSGPRLVQLSWYSDQPPDLGDVITATLRLRRPHGYQSPDAFDYGRWMFVNGYSASGYVRNPDTVSYNAKNSVLSFKHIRHYAITSIGQRLEQYKHSNIMKALLFADRSGISREQWQMFSRTGTSHLMAISGMHIGIVLAWGLVIGRFLGLLLPKQNSLLLGVGVGLAFSAGYAGLAGFSVPTQRALIMAVVALLGFSLRRSVSVWQGYLAAMLLVLLLDPLAPHRAGFSLSFGAVGILLFALQGRRHSNVFLALIRSQWVVLLGLLPLLMMWGYGVNLVSFPVNLLAIPLLTVVILPLLFLGLVLMAVAPSWSAASWQAADVLLDVFLKYLAMASALFPQFQVSASPLLLFFASLSVLILLLPRGTPAKWLGAIPILIVLFSPAVKPAKGSAWLTVFDVGQGLSVLIQTESKAVLYDVGPNFSSGFNTADAVVIPGLRHFNIRHLDMLVLSHADTDHAGAAPALLNAIPVGELQLGEGVESINLAYSSCHTPREWTWDGVAFQFLDVQGEEHIDLAGNNASCVLKITVGDESLLLVGDIEADIERRLVASQQDLRATLLIAPHHGSNTSSSEEFISAVSPEHVIFSAGRNNQYGHPARVIVNRYARAGSQCWSTAYQGSMRFELNEMAVELTDIWGGGRYYWQTGGLATLNNGEICSKSRSEH, encoded by the coding sequence ATGACGGCAGCGATAATCGGTTTTATAGGGGTTGCGTATGCCCCAGTTCTACCTAGTTATAGCGTAATTGCAGCCTTATTAACATTAAGCTTGCTGATTCGTTTTTATTTGCCATCCGGCATATCCACAGTGTTGTTAGCATTCTCTGTGTCAGTGAGCGTTGCCAGTACTTATGGCCACTGGCGCACGGGTTTATTATTCCCCGAGACAATGACAGGAGGGGAGTTTACCGCTCAAGTCGAAGTACTGACTGCGCCTGAGGCACGCCAGGGTTTTACCCAGTATTACCGTTTTGATGCCAAGGTTAGTAATCTCACTTGTGCCAAAACCTTCCAAAATAAATATTGTGGTTTATTGCGTGCCCACTCTGGGCCGCGTCTTGTGCAATTGAGTTGGTATTCTGACCAGCCACCGGATCTTGGCGATGTGATAACTGCCACTTTACGTTTGCGCCGGCCTCATGGCTACCAATCACCGGATGCGTTCGATTATGGTCGCTGGATGTTTGTTAATGGCTATTCTGCAAGTGGATATGTACGTAACCCTGATACGGTGAGCTACAACGCTAAGAATAGTGTGTTATCTTTTAAACATATTCGACACTACGCTATTACTTCAATTGGCCAGCGTTTGGAGCAATATAAGCATAGCAATATTATGAAGGCTTTATTGTTTGCAGATCGCAGCGGTATTAGCCGCGAGCAGTGGCAGATGTTTTCCCGCACCGGCACTAGCCATTTAATGGCTATATCAGGCATGCATATTGGAATTGTGTTGGCGTGGGGCTTGGTGATTGGGCGGTTTTTGGGGCTGCTATTACCAAAACAGAATAGCTTGTTGTTAGGCGTGGGGGTGGGGTTAGCTTTTTCCGCTGGGTATGCCGGATTAGCTGGTTTTTCAGTACCCACGCAGCGGGCTTTAATCATGGCGGTAGTGGCTTTGCTTGGTTTTAGTCTGCGTAGGAGTGTCTCTGTATGGCAGGGGTATCTTGCAGCAATGTTGCTCGTTTTGCTTCTGGACCCCCTCGCGCCACACCGTGCGGGGTTTAGTTTGTCTTTCGGCGCAGTGGGAATATTACTCTTTGCCTTGCAGGGACGGCGGCATAGCAATGTTTTCTTGGCGCTGATTCGTTCCCAATGGGTAGTCTTGCTGGGATTGTTGCCGCTTTTAATGATGTGGGGCTACGGCGTCAATCTGGTGAGCTTTCCAGTTAACTTACTTGCTATTCCGCTGCTTACAGTCGTAATCCTGCCTTTATTGTTCCTTGGGTTGGTATTGATGGCTGTGGCGCCATCTTGGTCAGCTGCTAGTTGGCAGGCTGCAGACGTTTTACTTGATGTGTTTCTAAAGTATTTGGCAATGGCATCAGCACTGTTTCCACAGTTTCAGGTATCAGCTTCACCGCTATTATTGTTTTTTGCGAGCTTGTCTGTACTGATATTGCTCCTTCCCAGAGGAACACCTGCAAAGTGGCTGGGCGCTATACCTATCTTGATAGTGTTATTTAGTCCGGCTGTAAAACCTGCAAAGGGAAGTGCTTGGCTTACCGTTTTTGATGTGGGCCAAGGATTATCAGTTCTAATACAAACAGAGTCTAAAGCGGTTTTGTACGATGTTGGTCCAAACTTTAGCAGCGGGTTTAACACAGCCGATGCCGTGGTTATTCCCGGTTTACGGCATTTTAATATTCGCCACTTAGATATGTTGGTGTTGAGTCATGCGGATACAGACCATGCCGGTGCGGCTCCCGCACTTTTAAATGCAATACCGGTTGGTGAGCTTCAGCTGGGTGAGGGAGTTGAAAGCATCAATCTTGCGTATTCCTCTTGTCATACCCCGCGGGAATGGACATGGGACGGGGTAGCATTTCAATTTCTTGATGTTCAGGGTGAGGAGCATATTGATTTGGCAGGGAATAATGCTTCCTGTGTTTTGAAAATAACGGTGGGCGATGAGTCGCTGTTACTTGTGGGTGATATAGAGGCAGATATTGAGCGTCGTTTAGTGGCTTCACAACAAGACTTAAGAGCAACGCTATTAATCGCCCCTCATCATGGTAGTAATACTTCCTCCAGCGAAGAATTTATTAGTGCGGTTTCCCCTGAACACGTTATCTTTTCAGCGGGACGCAATAATCAATATGGTCATCCCGCTCGGGTGATTGTTAATCGCTATGCGCGAGCGGGAAGCCAGTGCTGGTCAACGGCTTATCAGGGTAGTATGCGTTTTGAATTGAATGAAATGGCCGTTGAACTGACAGATATATGGGGCGGTGGGCGTTATTATTGGCAAACTGGCGGATTAGCCACCTTAAATAATGGAGAAATCTGCTCCAAATCTCGTTCCGAGCACTGA
- the msbA gene encoding lipid A export permease/ATP-binding protein MsbA, with translation MSHGQKGQSDLAIYGRLLKYVLPMWAMFLCSVLGFSLFSAVQVLLADMMQLIVDYIGGNMTPGEGGLSAKFMWMLGGEGFALSDARLWIVVMMVILGVVRGLGYFAGNYFIAIVSHSLVHNLRCELFQKMLCMPSTYYDQNSTGVMISKITFNVEQVTGAAVNATKVVLREGTFAIGLIMFLLYTNWKLTMVFFLALPVIAIIVYWVGKRFRKISKKIQNAMGEVNQVTNESISAYREIRLYDGTSYESKRFYDASQRNRSQNIKMAFYNAISPSVIQFPVVLATGVLVWIALGLGGEMSPGAFVAYLSAALFLPKPMRQLADVSSTIQKGLAAAEDIFTFVDTDQETDTGTQTTETTKGDIEIKNLNFAYSDGGDKVLHNVNLQVGAGQSLALVGLSGSGKSTLVSLISRFYDYSEGEILLDGIDIRDYTLENLRSKIALVTQQVTLFNDTVFNNIAYGKMAGASRDQVRAAAQAAHATEFIDELPNGLDTIIGEDGVMLSGGQRQRLAIARAFLKNAPILILDEATSALDNRAESHIQQAMEEVMKGRTTIVIAHRLSTIENADSIAVMEAGQVMEQGSHDELLALNRRYSQLYNKNFEEQ, from the coding sequence ATGAGTCATGGTCAGAAAGGTCAGTCAGATCTCGCCATCTATGGTCGGCTGTTAAAGTATGTACTGCCGATGTGGGCAATGTTTCTTTGTAGCGTTTTGGGATTCTCGCTATTTTCAGCTGTGCAAGTGTTGCTTGCCGATATGATGCAGCTGATTGTGGATTATATTGGCGGAAATATGACCCCGGGCGAAGGTGGACTGTCGGCCAAGTTCATGTGGATGCTAGGTGGCGAAGGCTTTGCCCTCAGTGATGCCCGTCTATGGATTGTCGTGATGATGGTTATCCTAGGGGTAGTGCGAGGCCTAGGTTACTTTGCGGGAAATTACTTTATCGCTATTGTCTCTCATAGCTTGGTTCATAATTTGCGTTGTGAGCTGTTTCAAAAAATGCTGTGCATGCCTAGCACCTATTACGATCAGAATTCGACAGGCGTGATGATTTCTAAAATCACTTTTAATGTCGAACAAGTCACTGGCGCTGCCGTCAATGCCACCAAGGTTGTATTGCGCGAAGGTACATTTGCCATTGGCTTGATTATGTTTTTGCTCTATACCAACTGGAAACTCACCATGGTGTTTTTTCTAGCTTTGCCGGTGATCGCGATCATTGTGTATTGGGTGGGGAAGCGGTTTCGTAAAATCAGTAAAAAAATACAAAATGCCATGGGTGAAGTAAACCAAGTCACCAATGAATCAATCAGTGCCTATCGGGAAATTCGTTTGTACGACGGCACTAGTTACGAGTCAAAACGATTTTATGATGCTAGTCAGCGCAACCGCTCGCAAAATATAAAAATGGCTTTTTACAATGCTATTAGTCCGTCGGTGATACAGTTTCCGGTGGTGTTAGCGACGGGTGTTTTGGTTTGGATTGCGCTGGGTTTAGGCGGTGAAATGTCACCGGGTGCCTTTGTTGCCTATTTGTCTGCAGCTTTGTTTTTGCCCAAGCCGATGCGTCAACTTGCCGATGTTAGTAGCACCATTCAAAAAGGCTTAGCGGCGGCGGAAGATATTTTTACCTTTGTTGATACCGACCAAGAGACCGATACGGGCACGCAGACCACTGAAACCACCAAGGGTGATATTGAAATAAAAAACCTAAACTTCGCGTATTCAGATGGTGGAGATAAGGTGTTGCACAATGTAAACCTGCAAGTGGGCGCAGGTCAGTCTTTGGCATTGGTTGGTTTATCTGGCTCAGGCAAGTCCACCTTGGTCAGCCTAATTTCTCGGTTTTATGATTACAGTGAAGGTGAAATATTATTAGATGGTATTGATATCCGTGATTACACCCTTGAAAACCTACGCAGCAAAATTGCTTTAGTCACACAGCAGGTGACGCTTTTTAATGACACGGTTTTCAATAATATTGCGTATGGGAAAATGGCCGGCGCAAGCCGTGATCAAGTTCGTGCCGCTGCCCAGGCTGCTCATGCCACCGAGTTTATAGACGAGCTGCCAAATGGCCTTGATACCATTATTGGCGAAGATGGGGTGATGTTATCAGGCGGTCAGCGCCAGCGCTTAGCCATTGCCAGAGCGTTTTTGAAAAATGCACCAATATTGATTTTAGATGAAGCAACCTCAGCGCTTGATAACCGTGCAGAAAGCCATATTCAGCAGGCGATGGAAGAGGTGATGAAAGGGCGCACAACGATTGTTATTGCCCACCGCCTGTCGACGATTGAAAATGCCGATAGTATTGCTGTGATGGAGGCTGGCCAAGTTATGGAGCAGGGCAGCCACGATGAGCTGCTTGCACTAAACCGGCGTTACTCACAGTTGTACAACAAGAATTTTGAGGAGCAGTAA
- a CDS encoding DUF2062 domain-containing protein, which produces MARKLFKRWLPTPEKMREHPSVRIFGSLLHDPNLWHLNRRSVTVAFFLGLFIAFVPIPTQMLLAALAAIICRANLPISVMLVWITNPITMPAIFYFTYKLGALAMGIPSSPFHFELSWAWLAEEFTHLWRPLILGCFLTGLLSGLVGATAIHILWRVHVVRRWKKRQQLRVERKHP; this is translated from the coding sequence ATGGCTCGTAAACTTTTTAAACGCTGGCTCCCAACGCCCGAAAAAATGCGCGAGCACCCCTCGGTCCGTATTTTTGGCAGCTTGTTGCACGACCCCAATCTCTGGCACTTAAATAGACGCTCGGTCACCGTGGCGTTTTTTCTTGGGCTGTTCATTGCTTTTGTGCCCATTCCAACCCAAATGCTCTTAGCGGCCTTAGCGGCAATTATCTGTCGTGCAAATTTACCAATTTCGGTAATGTTGGTTTGGATTACCAATCCCATCACCATGCCTGCCATCTTCTACTTCACCTACAAATTAGGTGCCTTGGCGATGGGGATTCCGTCCAGCCCCTTCCATTTTGAATTATCATGGGCTTGGCTTGCTGAGGAATTCACCCACCTTTGGCGACCATTAATCCTTGGCTGCTTTCTCACCGGACTACTATCTGGACTTGTTGGCGCAACCGCCATACACATACTTTGGCGGGTACACGTTGTGCGCCGTTGGAAAAAACGCCAACAATTGCGCGTAGAAAGAAAACACCCCTAA